The Apis cerana isolate GH-2021 linkage group LG10, AcerK_1.0, whole genome shotgun sequence DNA window atagtttgtacttttattcgaaaaatttaattgaattatacgtTCTTCATATACtttgttcaaataattttcttttattatcggTTCAAGGTATAAATGTAAAAGTGGTTTCCATGTcacatgatttaataatacaatctaaaatatatatatctttactaaaatattgctaaaaaagattatatatattgcaataataataaaaatgcaatttagtaaaaaatttaatataatatactaaattACCATTTCATTAAATCCCGTTATAGCTAATAGCTGTCCACTGGGCATCCAAGTTACATTCTCGATTCCTTTTAAGTTTTGAAATTGAGCAGGATAGAATACAGCAATATCTCTTTCGAATatagttgaataaataattaattttgtctcATCGCTAAAAGATGaccatatacataataattcgCTATTAGGAGACCAACATATACCATCAATACTATTTAAATGTCcacatattaatttctaaaatttaacaatattaaatattataaactttttatataattcctttttaataatttatatataatcatgaaaatataactaattctttcttaatgttgaattttaataattttttaataaaaaaaatatatatttttataataaattacttaattcataaattgcttatattcattgtgaaaagatattttaagtttgctttatgttttttttaagaagaattaaaaaatttatctaatgaattatgttatatatatatatatttatgatcaaagaaaattttcaaatttcaaatttcccgCGTATTCCTTTTATTCTATCATACACTcattttactataataaaaatcgcaTGTATAACGTGGTTGCATTGAggttatattaacatttgatCATTAgagtttattatcaatttatttaaaaataaattatgacaaGTTATATATCATGTGCTTGCAATCGAGTTCCACATTCAGTTGATTGGGGAAAAAATGGACTTATTTGTTTCGCAGCATGTCATGCAGTTGCAATTTATGAtccatatatttcaaaaattggaaaaataacaaatacacTTCATCAACACAAAGATCGAGTTAATACTGTTCGATGGATTAAACGAAGAAACTCGAAAATCGAATCAGAATTATTATCAAGTTCAGTAGATGGAACAGTTAttgtttggaataaaaaaaataatttttttaattgtagctGTATCAtagaagttaaaaatattgtcacATTTAGtaactgtatatatatttatgatcaagattttttaagtgaagaaacattttctaaattgttaatatgCACTGGATCTGTTGAaggagatttaaaaatatggttTAGAGATACACACAATAATGTAAAATGTCTACAGACACTtacatttaatagaaaattaccaATAGAagcttgtttttcttttctgccAAATACAGATTTACCTCTTTTAGCTATTGGATTAGAAAATTCaacaattgaattatatataaccaattttaatactatagaaaaattatattttgtgaaaGTTCAAGTTTTGGAAGGACATGAAGATTGGGTACGATGTATggactttaattataatttaagtgaTAGTATTTTGCTTGCAAGTGGATCTCAAGATGCCATGATACGACTTTGGAAAATTTCTGCAAGTAATATAGAAGaatcaaataatgaattacatcaaaagaaacaaatattcattGTCAATGGCTCAAAGTATCATATTACTTTAGAATCTGTTCTTTATGGCCATGAGGGCTGGGTTTATGGTATACATTGGTATCCATTACAATTGGATAAtgagaatagaattttaagattattatccTGTTCATTAGATAAATCTATGATTATATGGGAACCAGATGAAATAACTGGTATTTGGTCTGAAAAAGTAAGAGTAGGTGAAGTTGGTGGTAATTCAATGGGTTTTTATGGTTGTAAATTTAGTGGTAatggattaaatatattagcaCATGGTTATCAAGGATCATTTCATATTTgggaatattcaaatattataaaaaactggATTCCAAAATCTGTACCAAGTGGACACTTTGCTGAAGTAGTTGATCTTTGTTGGGATTCAAATGGAAGGtttgtattcaaaattattatatatatatatatatatatatatatatatatataatattttaacaacaaattatatcatatattaagtaaaaatattatattataggttTCTCATTACTGCAAGTATGGATCAAACAACAAGAATTCATGCATTTTGGAAaagtgaaatagaattttggCATGAAATTGGACGCCCACAAATTCATGGATATGATATGTCTTGTTTAGCTATGATAACGCCTTATATGTTTGCTTCAGGAGCAGAAGAAAAAGTTGTACGTATATTTGTAGCATcagcaatatttaaaaattgtttaatgaaACTTGTCAATgttgatgattttaaaaatatgatggcTGATAGTGCATCAGTACCTGCTCTTGGATTAACAAATAAagcaacatttaataataatattacaattgaaaataatacagtTAAAAGTGAGGATTATATTCCTCCAacagaagaagaattaatacaaaatacattatGGCCAGAATTACAAAAACTTTATGGTCAtggatatgaaatattttctatagctGCCAGACATGATGGGATATTATTGGCAACTGCATGTAAATCATCATCACCAGAACATTCTGCAATATTATTATGGAATACAAATACATGGTCTCAAGTTCAGAAACTTATGTCTCATCAATTAACTGTGACACAAATGGAATTTTCTCCTAATGACAAATATCTATTATCTGTTTCTAGAGATAGAAAATGGTCATTGTTTGAATTTaaagatgatatatatatcttaattgcAACTAGTTTGAAGAAAGATAATCTTCATACTCGTATAATATGGTGCTGTTCATGGATGCATGATTCATCTTTTTTTGCAACTGGTTCTAGAgatggaaaaattggaatttggaatgtaaaattttcagatgataaaattattccaattactAGTTTGGATGTAAAAAATTCAGTTACAGCACTTGCattttcattacaaaatattcaagattttCATATCTTAGCTATAGGATTTGAAACTGGATgtatagaaatacaaaaattgaaaattattgctaataattttaaatgggaAAAGTATATAGTATATGATTCTTCTCAAGCACATCATTTAACTGTTAAAAGACTTAAATTTCGacctcaaaaaaaatattcaaatactttACAATTAGCAAGTTGTGGATCTGATCATATTGTTAAGAtacatgatataaatatttttaaataaacaaatttgtaaaatattttttattttttttataataaaattttaatattaataataaaatttaaagatgtgcataaattacaaatttaatcaaaaatccaGAAAATTGGGCAtaacttcaatatttttatattgtttgattctaaaagtttgaaaatattaaaaaacaaatttttctaatttcaaaagTTCAATCTAGGAATGCTTtcataagtttttattaaggtctttatatatatatttaaattgaatcacTTACCTTGTTTAATTTCCATGTatcagttttataaatttctatattatcttTACTTTCAATTGAAACTACTACAGCTAATTTATTACCATTTggactaaaatataatttatcaaaaaaagatttcacaTTTTGTATATGAATTACACTTTGATTTTCCAGGGACcatattgatatttgaatctgagcattttaataattttaatatattaaaatttattataaattattataaaataataatttattacttacatTGAAATCTGATAatgtcaatatatatttactatcaGGAGACCAATTCACGCTTTCTAAACCAGCACTgccttcaattaatttatatttccattcaGGATAATGAATGGAATATACTTGAATAATAGCTTTTTTTATGTTTGCACATAGAATATATTCACTATTTCTAGACCACTCtaaatactaatataaatataaaaattataaataaaaaataaaaaaaataaatactaataaaactaataaatatgataaaatgaaaaatgttaatattataaaatgttgatattataaaatattttatttttttttttagaattattatttcatacttaattataaatattaataaaagtaattataaaagtaattaactaaaaaataattataaaagtttaataaaaattatttattatttatttaatcatatatactAACCTCAATTATATCTGGAAATACAAATGAATGAAtggtatcaaattttttattactctttataattaaatttgattgatatGCAGTTGCAAAAAATGTTCCATCTTTAGAAAAATCAcacaattgattatttattcgtattatatcattttctacTTCTAATGACATTGTGTTAtcgttaattcaaaaaatgtattactgtatacatatacatatatacatgtatatatatatactagaaAAATTCTCTATCTTCTATATAGAGAAATAATAGTtgtataatagtaaataatagatCATAGTTGCCGAATGAGCGCAGTAtgttattctttcttattaggacttaattttctattatgaatttatacagg harbors:
- the LOC107993020 gene encoding WD repeat-containing protein WRAP73, with product MSLEVENDIIRINNQLCDFSKDGTFFATAYQSNLIIKSNKKFDTIHSFVFPDIIEYLEWSRNSEYILCANIKKAIIQVYSIHYPEWKYKLIEGSAGLESVNWSPDSKYILTLSDFNIQISIWSLENQSVIHIQNVKSFFDKLYFSPNGNKLAVVVSIESKDNIEIYKTDTWKLNKKLICGHLNSIDGICWSPNSELLCIWSSFSDETKLIIYSTIFERDIAVFYPAQFQNLKGIENVTWMPSGQLLAITGFNEMIVLLNHVTWKPLLHLYLEPIIKENYLNKVYEERIIQLNFSNKSTNYYNKYILEEKSERPINIKIGRKNNIERLSIAKFDILEFSSCGQYLAIKHQLYPTTLWIWNIIDDYLDYLLVENTIVAAKWNPTRAHLLIFCECVYIFEWTPHNANCISSPRNITILDARWHPQGNFLLLCGYNKAIIYQIENKL